Proteins encoded by one window of Winogradskyella sp. PG-2:
- a CDS encoding PLP-dependent cysteine synthase family protein, which produces MDNNKNVFDNVLQLIGSTPLIKLNRMTADFDGDFYAKVEAFNPGHSSKDRIALHIIEEAERQGILTPGDTIIETTSGNTGFSIAMVSIIKGYECILAVSSKSSADKIDMLKSMGAKVYVCPAHVNADDPRSYYQVAKRLHEENKGSIYINQYFNQLNIDAHYNTTGPEIWKQTEGQITHLVACSGTGGTISGISKYLKEQNPDVKIIGVDAYGSVLKKYHETREFDDKEIYPYRIEGLGKNLIPTATDFDLIDKFVKVTDEESAHTAREISNTEGLFVGYTSGAAMQAIKQLVGEGEFKITDKIVVVFPDHGSRYMSKVYSDKWMSDQGFFDSKTTTPETIEYVK; this is translated from the coding sequence ATGGACAACAACAAAAATGTATTTGATAATGTATTACAACTTATTGGTAGTACACCACTTATCAAGTTAAATAGAATGACTGCCGACTTTGATGGCGATTTTTATGCTAAAGTAGAAGCATTTAATCCAGGTCATTCTTCTAAAGACAGAATTGCGTTACACATTATTGAAGAAGCTGAACGTCAAGGTATTTTAACGCCAGGTGACACCATTATTGAAACAACTTCTGGTAATACAGGATTTAGTATTGCAATGGTTAGTATCATCAAGGGTTACGAGTGTATTTTAGCAGTAAGTTCTAAATCTTCTGCGGATAAAATAGACATGTTAAAGTCTATGGGAGCTAAAGTATATGTTTGCCCAGCTCACGTTAATGCTGATGACCCACGTTCTTATTATCAAGTTGCAAAACGCTTGCATGAAGAGAACAAAGGTTCTATATACATTAACCAATATTTCAATCAGTTAAATATCGATGCGCACTACAATACAACAGGTCCAGAGATTTGGAAACAAACCGAAGGACAAATAACACATTTAGTAGCTTGTAGTGGAACAGGAGGAACAATATCTGGTATTTCAAAATATTTAAAAGAGCAAAATCCAGATGTAAAAATTATTGGTGTAGATGCTTACGGTTCGGTTTTAAAGAAATATCATGAGACAAGAGAGTTTGATGATAAAGAAATATATCCTTATCGTATTGAAGGTTTAGGTAAAAATTTGATTCCAACTGCTACAGATTTTGATTTAATTGATAAGTTTGTTAAAGTAACTGATGAAGAGAGTGCTCATACTGCTAGAGAAATTTCCAATACAGAAGGTCTTTTTGTAGGTTACACTAGTGGAGCAGCTATGCAAGCGATAAAGCAACTTGTTGGTGAAGGAGAATTTAAGATTACGGATAAAATTGTAGTTGTATTTCCAGATCATGGATCACGTTATATGAGTAAAGTCTATAGTGATAAATGGATGAGTGATCAAGGCTTTTTTGATAGTAAGACCACGACACCTGAAACAATTGAATACGTAAAATAA
- a CDS encoding aminotransferase class I/II-fold pyridoxal phosphate-dependent enzyme yields MKDLFEKIYRDKGPLGKWAAQAEGYFVFPKLEGEISNRMKFQGKDVITWSINDYLGLANHPEVRKIDAEAAADYGSAYPMGARMMSGHTEIHEQLQNELAEFVNKEAAYLLNFGYQGIMSTIDALVGKDDIIVYDVDAHACIIDGVRLHMGKRFTYKHNDVASLEKNLERATKMAEQTGGGILVISEGVFGMRGEQGRLKEIVELKKKFNFRFLVDDAHGFGTLGATGAGAGEEQGVQDDIDVYFATFAKSMASTGAFIAADQEIIDYLKYNLRSQMFAKSLQMTLTVGALKRLQMLKTMPELKKNLWTIVDALQFGLKERGFDIGTTQSCVTPVYLKGSIPEAMALVRDLRENYGIFCSIVVYPVIPKGLILLRMIPTATHTLEDVRETLDAFDAIRSRLENGTYKRMSAALIAAMGE; encoded by the coding sequence ATGAAGGATTTATTTGAAAAGATTTATAGAGATAAAGGACCACTTGGAAAGTGGGCTGCCCAGGCTGAAGGTTATTTCGTATTCCCTAAATTAGAAGGTGAGATTTCTAATAGAATGAAGTTTCAAGGTAAAGATGTTATTACTTGGAGTATAAATGATTACTTAGGTTTGGCAAATCACCCTGAAGTTAGAAAAATAGATGCTGAAGCTGCTGCTGATTATGGCTCTGCTTACCCTATGGGTGCGCGTATGATGTCTGGTCATACAGAGATACATGAACAATTACAAAATGAATTAGCTGAGTTTGTTAATAAAGAAGCAGCATATTTATTAAACTTTGGTTATCAGGGTATTATGTCTACAATTGATGCATTAGTTGGTAAAGATGATATTATTGTTTATGATGTAGATGCTCATGCTTGTATTATAGATGGTGTTCGTTTGCATATGGGTAAACGTTTTACTTATAAACACAATGATGTAGCGAGTTTAGAAAAAAATCTTGAGCGAGCTACAAAAATGGCGGAGCAAACTGGTGGTGGTATTCTTGTGATTTCAGAAGGTGTGTTTGGCATGAGAGGCGAACAAGGCCGGTTAAAAGAAATTGTGGAGTTAAAGAAGAAATTTAATTTTAGATTCTTAGTAGATGATGCTCATGGATTTGGGACACTTGGTGCCACTGGTGCTGGTGCTGGTGAAGAGCAAGGTGTGCAAGACGACATTGATGTATATTTTGCAACCTTTGCAAAGTCTATGGCAAGCACTGGTGCTTTTATAGCTGCAGATCAAGAAATTATAGATTATTTAAAGTATAATCTTCGTTCTCAAATGTTTGCAAAGTCATTACAAATGACTTTGACAGTTGGGGCTTTAAAGCGTTTGCAAATGTTAAAGACTATGCCAGAGCTTAAAAAGAATCTTTGGACAATAGTTGACGCTCTACAATTTGGATTAAAAGAACGCGGTTTTGATATTGGAACAACACAAAGTTGTGTAACACCAGTATATTTAAAAGGTAGTATTCCAGAAGCGATGGCATTAGTTAGAGATCTTCGAGAAAATTATGGAATATTCTGTTCTATAGTTGTTTACCCTGTTATACCTAAAGGGTTAATTTTACTAAGAATGATTCCTACTGCGACACATACTTTAGAAGATGTAAGAGAGACTTTAGATGCATTTGATGCCATTAGAAGTCGTCTAGAAAATGGAACATATAAAAGAATGTCTGCAGCATTAATTGCTGCAATGGGTGAATAA
- a CDS encoding RNA recognition motif domain-containing protein: MIIVKEISSKKDLKTFVKFPFKLYKGASSWVPPIISEEVKTLDKDVNPVFKDAEARYFLAYKNNEIVGRIATIINWLEVNGQNEKKMRFGWFDVIDDVDVTKLLLEKVHEIGKENNLDYVEGPVGFSNLDKVGILTEGFDELGSMITWHNHAYYANHFKELGYGIGKTYSENKMEFKNILQEFFTRVQIMVKKRYQLRALNFTDNKEIMNYADEMFDVFSKSHSVLSSFVEINKEQRDYFKKKFIGFLNPEYVKFVLDKDGKLVGFGIVTPSYAKALQKMNGKLFPFGFMHLLRAKKKAKTVTFYLIGVLPEYQNKGVTAIIFEEFWQTFNAKGIELCVRGPELDDNEAIHKLWKNFKPVTHKRRCTFKKIIS; encoded by the coding sequence ATGATCATAGTCAAAGAAATCTCGTCTAAAAAAGACTTAAAAACCTTTGTTAAGTTTCCTTTTAAACTTTATAAAGGGGCATCTTCTTGGGTGCCTCCCATTATATCAGAAGAAGTTAAGACTTTAGATAAAGATGTGAACCCAGTTTTTAAGGATGCTGAAGCACGTTATTTTTTAGCTTACAAAAACAATGAAATTGTTGGTCGTATCGCTACCATCATCAACTGGCTTGAAGTCAATGGTCAAAACGAAAAGAAAATGCGTTTTGGATGGTTTGACGTTATTGATGATGTTGACGTAACAAAACTATTATTAGAAAAAGTTCACGAGATTGGAAAAGAAAACAATCTTGATTATGTTGAAGGCCCTGTTGGATTTTCTAACCTAGATAAAGTTGGTATACTAACAGAAGGGTTTGATGAATTAGGAAGTATGATAACATGGCATAATCACGCATATTATGCAAACCATTTTAAGGAATTAGGTTATGGTATAGGTAAAACCTATTCTGAGAACAAGATGGAATTTAAAAACATCTTACAAGAGTTCTTTACACGTGTGCAGATTATGGTAAAGAAACGTTACCAACTAAGAGCACTAAATTTCACCGATAATAAAGAGATTATGAACTACGCGGATGAAATGTTCGATGTGTTTTCAAAATCTCATTCTGTATTATCGTCATTCGTAGAAATTAATAAAGAGCAACGCGACTATTTTAAAAAGAAGTTTATTGGGTTTTTAAATCCGGAATATGTAAAATTTGTATTAGACAAAGACGGTAAACTAGTAGGCTTCGGAATTGTAACTCCATCTTATGCTAAAGCATTGCAAAAAATGAATGGAAAACTATTCCCTTTTGGATTTATGCACCTTTTAAGAGCTAAGAAAAAAGCAAAAACCGTAACGTTTTACCTTATTGGTGTTTTACCAGAATATCAAAATAAAGGTGTTACAGCTATTATATTTGAAGAGTTTTGGCAAACATTTAATGCTAAAGGTATTGAGCTTTGTGTTAGAGGTCCCGAATTAGATGATAATGAAGCAATTCATAAACTTTGGAAAAACTTCAAACCTGTAACCCACAAAAGGCGCTGTACGTTTAAAAAGATTATATCATAA